The nucleotide window GCTGCCTCCCCAGGCCGCGCGACCGTGAGCGCGGGGACGGGCGCCTCCCGGCGCGTGCTGGACCCGATCGAACGCGTGTCGGAGGTCCTGTTCGGTCTGATCATGGTCCTCACGTTCACCGGCTCGCTCAGCGTCGCCGACGCCGGACGGACGGAAGTGCGCACGATGCTTCTCGGCGCGCTCGGATGCAATCTGGCGTGGGGGATCATCGACGGGGTCTTCTACCTGATGGGGTCCCTGGCCGAGACCGGGCGCCGCCTGCTCGCGCTGCGCGGCGTGCGGGCGGCATCCGATCCGAAGGAGGGGGCCCGGCTCGTCGCCGAGTCGCTTCCCCCGGTCGTCGCCTCCCTGCTGAAGCCGGAGGAGCTCGAGGCGCTCCACGGCCGCGCGAAGGCTCTCCCCGAGCCCCCCGCACGCGCCGGCCTGCGCAAGGACGAGTGGCTGGGCGCCGTCGGCGTGTTCCTGCTGGTGTTCCTCACCACCTTCCCGGTGGTGATCCCCTTCCTGTTCATGAAGGACCTCCTGGTCGCGCTGCGCATCTCGAACGCGATCGCGATCGTCATGTTGTTCGGGGCGGGATACGCCTTCGGAAAGATGACGGGCCGTCGCCCCGTGGGGGCGGGCCTCGCGATGGTCGTCGTCGGCGGCGTCCTCGTGAGCGTCACGATCGCGCTCGGAGGATGAGGTCCCTGCGCGCACCCGCGCTCCTCGCCGCCGCCGTGCTCCTCGCGGCGGGAGACGCACGCGCCGAGGAGGAGAAGGCGTGGGCGTTCTCGGCCTACGCCTACACCTTCTTCGTCCCCGGCGACGGGGACTACGTGCAGCCCGCCGTCACCGCGGATCGGGGCCGCCTTCACCTCGAGGCGCGTTACCAGTACGAGGATTCCGACACGACGTCGGTGTGGGCCGGATACAA belongs to Candidatus Polarisedimenticolaceae bacterium and includes:
- a CDS encoding VIT1/CCC1 transporter family protein; this encodes MSAGTGASRRVLDPIERVSEVLFGLIMVLTFTGSLSVADAGRTEVRTMLLGALGCNLAWGIIDGVFYLMGSLAETGRRLLALRGVRAASDPKEGARLVAESLPPVVASLLKPEELEALHGRAKALPEPPARAGLRKDEWLGAVGVFLLVFLTTFPVVIPFLFMKDLLVALRISNAIAIVMLFGAGYAFGKMTGRRPVGAGLAMVVVGGVLVSVTIALGG